The Mucilaginibacter gracilis genomic interval TAACCAGTTTTTACAAAACCTCGACCCGCATTCGGTTTATTTGCAGCCGCAGCGGGCGCAATCGGTCAATCAAAAATTAAGTGGTGGTTTTGATGGCGTTGGCATTGAGTACCAGTTATTAAACGACACTTTGTTTGTTACCCAGGTTTACCCCGGCGGCCCGGCAGCAAAAGCCGGAATACGCGGCGGCGACCGTATTGTTACCCTTAACGGCGAAAAATTTGCAGGCACCCACTTAACTACCGAAGGTATACACCGCGTTTTTACCGGTCCTAAAGATAGCGAACTGCAACTTGGCCTGCTGCACAATAATACTGCAAAGCTTATTAATTATACCCTTAAACGCGGCCACGTGGAGTTAAGCAGCCTTGATGCCGCCTATATGGTAGCACCGCAAACGGGCTATATTAAAATAAGTAAGTTTGCCGCCACCACCGACCGTGATTTTAAGAAGGCCCTGGCCCAACTAAAAACCGAAGGCATGACCGGACTAACGCTGGACCTGCGCAACAACGGCGGCGGATACCTGAGCGCTGCCACCGCTATGGCCGATGAGTTTTTACCCGCAGGTAAGTTAATTATGTATACCAAGGGAAGGCACGAACCCCGCACCGATTATTTTAGTACCGATAGCGGTGCTTTTGAGAAAGGAAAAGTTGCCATTATGATTGATGAATATTCGGCCTCGGCAAGCGAGATACTGGCCGGTGCCATGCAGGATTTGGACCGCGCAACCATTGTTGGCCGACGCTCGTTTGGTAAAGGGCTGGTGCAGGAGCAGTTTGGCTTTAACGATGGCTCGGCAATTAACTTAACGGTGGCAAGGTATTATACACCGTCGGGCAGGTCGATACAAAAATCGTACAAAGGAGGCATTGAAAATTACCATAACGAACTGGCGGCCCGTATGCAAAAAGGTGAACTGTTTTCGGCCAAAAATAATATGGACGATAGCTTGTTTAAAACACCAGCCAAATACCACACCGCCAACGGGCGCAAGGTTTATAGCGGCGGCGGCATTATGCCCGATGTTTTTGTACCGGCAGATACCATGAGCAATACCCGCCTGCTTTACGACCTTAACGATAAGCAGCTTTTTATGGGCTATGTGCTGCAAAAAATGCAGCCGAAGTTAGCCCAATACCCCAACTACGAAGCCTTTGCCAGCAACTACCGCGTTACCGACGACGAACTAACCAACTTTATTGTTTACGCCACCAAAACCCTAAAACAGCTCGATTCGGAAGAAATTAAACGCTCCCGCGCCGGTATTTGCCTGCAACTAAAAGCCATGGCCGCCCGCTTTAAATGGGGAGATGTAGCCTATTTTAAAACCCTCAACCACGACGATGAAACTTTGAAAGCGGCCATTGAGGCGGTGAAGTAGGGGGATGCGCGTTGTTATAAAACAAGGTTAGACACATTTAAGACGATGCTTAGGAGGCTCCATACTTGAGTATGCAATAACGCTTAACTTGATTATAATTTTATAAAAAGATAATATTAGGATTTGTAATATTTAATATATTTGGCTTGATTTAACCTCAAAATAAGTCGGGATGAAACCTATGTCTTTATTATCAAAATATGCCTTTGGTGTGTTTTTAATTTCTTCTGCATTAATTTCTTGTAAAAAAGGAAATGAACAGCCCCAAAAAAGCAATTCGGCTTATGGTAAAATTTCTTATTTTGCTGCAGCTTCGGTTGCGGGTGCCAAAACAGGTGTAAGCATTAAACCTGCTACGGGCATCACCACAATGGCCATAGTCGACAGCACGGTTGCTGTAAACTGGGCTTCGGCATCTGTGTATGTTGAAAAGGTTGAGTTTGTTGGGCAGAGTAACAGACTGCTTGATACCACAATAACGGTTGAAAAAAACCTGAATATTTTTAATGCGGGTGCCCTGGCCGGCATTTTTCAATTGCCTGTAGGGTCGTACAAAAACGTGAGTGTAAAAATGTTTTGTAAAAAGTCGTTAAAGTCCGAAATGGCCTTTAATCTCAAGGGATTATTTACAAATACCAGTGGAGGAAAAGACAGTGTATTGGTAGGAAGTTCTTTTCCGTTTGTAGCTAACCTTGCCGTTACTGATATTGTAATTGATCCGTCTGATAATTATAAAGTTACCTTTAACTTCGACCTCA includes:
- a CDS encoding S41 family peptidase — protein: MNNTLLNILRTLILLLVGAIIGIYLNNYLIRGHSFYFNNDNKLASVVRLVHNRYVDSVNIDSLEGETVNQFLQNLDPHSVYLQPQRAQSVNQKLSGGFDGVGIEYQLLNDTLFVTQVYPGGPAAKAGIRGGDRIVTLNGEKFAGTHLTTEGIHRVFTGPKDSELQLGLLHNNTAKLINYTLKRGHVELSSLDAAYMVAPQTGYIKISKFAATTDRDFKKALAQLKTEGMTGLTLDLRNNGGGYLSAATAMADEFLPAGKLIMYTKGRHEPRTDYFSTDSGAFEKGKVAIMIDEYSASASEILAGAMQDLDRATIVGRRSFGKGLVQEQFGFNDGSAINLTVARYYTPSGRSIQKSYKGGIENYHNELAARMQKGELFSAKNNMDDSLFKTPAKYHTANGRKVYSGGGIMPDVFVPADTMSNTRLLYDLNDKQLFMGYVLQKMQPKLAQYPNYEAFASNYRVTDDELTNFIVYATKTLKQLDSEEIKRSRAGICLQLKAMAARFKWGDVAYFKTLNHDDETLKAAIEAVK